A genomic stretch from Candidatus Methylomirabilota bacterium includes:
- a CDS encoding molybdopterin-dependent oxidoreductase produces MEARVIQTIRTACAHDCPDQCSLLATVDDGRLLKLQGDPDHPMTAGFACAKVNREHEWVHSPDRVLTPLRRAGAKGEGRFEPISWAQALDLIVGRWQAIISTDGPLGILGYAYSAHQGQLNRGLLLGLFHALGVTRLWAGTVCDSCAEAGWDAACGSTGGADPETVTESDLVISWGADLLTTNVHMWPLVERARARGAQLVVIEPRRSRTAERADWHLRVNVGTDAALALGVMHILARAGLCDRDYIARETIGFDRLELGVLPRFDPASVSAITGVSVADLERLAHLYGRARAPFIRLGEGMSRCVNGGQAIRAVALLPGVTGAYNRVGGGALLMTATGFGLDSSFIRKPSGPATTRIVNHSRLGKALLELGDPPIRSIFVAANNPAVTCPDSVTVRRGFAREDLFTIVHDPFLSDTARYADIVLPAATYLESEDVVRSYGSYYIQMVRQVVPPQGEAWSNGRLAQELAQRLGLKDPIFSMDTDGLLRELFRGAASPAAEVNLIKLRDGGPIKLAPKPGRQRFTTPSGKLEFYSAGLAAQGLPAMPDWVAGPLEPEARKRFPLQLLTAPGYFQAHTAYAGVAALRKRAGAPECVLHPEDAAARGLENGQVVELHNDHGTV; encoded by the coding sequence GTGGAGGCACGAGTGATCCAGACCATCCGCACCGCCTGCGCCCATGACTGTCCCGACCAGTGCTCGCTGCTGGCCACCGTCGACGACGGCCGGCTGCTGAAGCTCCAGGGCGACCCCGACCATCCGATGACCGCGGGTTTCGCCTGCGCCAAGGTCAACCGCGAGCACGAGTGGGTCCATTCGCCCGACCGCGTGCTCACGCCGCTCCGGCGCGCCGGCGCCAAGGGCGAAGGCCGCTTCGAGCCGATCTCGTGGGCCCAGGCGCTCGACCTGATCGTCGGCCGCTGGCAGGCCATCATCAGCACGGACGGGCCGCTGGGCATCCTCGGCTACGCCTACAGCGCGCACCAGGGCCAGTTGAACCGCGGGCTTTTGCTGGGCCTGTTCCACGCGCTCGGCGTCACGCGGCTCTGGGCCGGGACCGTCTGCGACTCCTGCGCCGAGGCCGGCTGGGACGCGGCGTGCGGCAGCACCGGCGGGGCCGATCCTGAGACCGTGACCGAGTCCGATCTCGTCATCTCCTGGGGCGCCGATCTTCTCACGACGAACGTCCACATGTGGCCGCTCGTCGAGCGGGCCCGCGCGCGCGGCGCCCAGCTCGTCGTGATCGAGCCGCGGCGCAGCCGCACCGCCGAGCGCGCCGACTGGCACCTGAGAGTCAATGTCGGCACGGATGCGGCGCTCGCACTCGGGGTCATGCATATCCTCGCGCGCGCCGGCCTCTGCGACCGCGACTACATCGCCCGCGAGACGATCGGCTTCGACCGGCTCGAGCTGGGAGTCCTGCCGCGATTCGATCCGGCCTCGGTGTCGGCGATCACGGGCGTGTCCGTCGCCGACCTCGAGCGCCTCGCGCATCTCTACGGCCGCGCGCGGGCGCCCTTCATCCGGCTGGGCGAGGGCATGTCCCGCTGCGTGAACGGCGGCCAGGCCATCCGCGCGGTTGCGCTGCTTCCCGGCGTGACGGGGGCGTACAACCGCGTGGGCGGGGGCGCGCTCCTGATGACGGCGACGGGCTTCGGCCTGGACAGCAGCTTCATCCGCAAGCCCTCGGGTCCGGCGACGACGCGGATCGTGAACCATTCGCGACTCGGCAAGGCGCTCCTCGAGCTGGGCGATCCGCCGATCCGCTCGATCTTCGTCGCCGCCAACAACCCGGCCGTCACCTGTCCCGACTCGGTGACGGTGCGCCGGGGATTCGCGAGAGAGGATCTCTTCACGATCGTCCACGACCCGTTCCTCTCTGACACGGCGCGCTACGCCGACATCGTCCTGCCGGCGGCGACCTATCTCGAGAGCGAGGATGTCGTCCGCTCCTACGGCTCGTACTACATCCAGATGGTCCGGCAGGTCGTGCCGCCGCAGGGCGAGGCGTGGTCGAACGGCCGTCTCGCGCAGGAGCTGGCGCAGCGGCTCGGCCTGAAGGACCCGATCTTTTCGATGGATACCGACGGGCTCCTCCGCGAGCTCTTCCGCGGCGCCGCGTCGCCCGCGGCGGAGGTAAACTTAATAAAGCTGCGGGATGGCGGACCTATCAAGCTCGCTCCCAAGCCGGGACGTCAACGCTTCACGACACCATCGGGCAAGCTCGAGTTCTATTCCGCGGGCCTGGCGGCGCAGGGTCTGCCGGCGATGCCCGACTGGGTCGCCGGCCCGCTCGAGCCCGAGGCGCGCAAGCGCTTCCCGCTGCAGCTCTTGACGGCGCCGGGCTATTTTCAGGCGCACACGGCGTATGCCGGCGTCGCGGCCCTGCGCAAGCGCGCGGGTGCGCCCGAGTGCGTGCTGCACCCAGAGGACGCGGCGGCGCGCGGGCTCGAAAACGGCCAGGTCGTCGAGCTGCACAACGACCACGGGACGGT